A single genomic interval of Mucilaginibacter robiniae harbors:
- a CDS encoding RNA recognition motif domain-containing protein, protein MNIFVGSLPYRLEEADLKELFEAYGEVNSVKLIIDRETGRSKGFGFVEMPDSEAAQKAIAGLNGAEVSGRAIAVSQAEDRKPSGGGGSRGGFGGGNRGGGSYGGGNRGGGNGGYQKDNNRGGGRWS, encoded by the coding sequence ATGAACATTTTTGTAGGAAGCCTTCCCTATCGCTTAGAGGAAGCAGATTTGAAAGAACTCTTTGAAGCATACGGAGAGGTAAACTCAGTAAAGCTAATTATTGACCGTGAAACCGGCAGAAGCAAAGGTTTTGGTTTTGTTGAAATGCCTGACAGCGAAGCTGCTCAGAAAGCCATTGCTGGCCTTAACGGTGCTGAAGTAAGCGGCCGAGCAATTGCTGTAAGCCAGGCTGAAGACAGAAAACCTAGCGGTGGCGGTGGCAGCCGTGGTGGTTTTGGCGGTGGCAACCGTGGTGGCGGTAGCTACGGTGGTGGCAACCGTGGCGGTGGCAACGGTGGCTATCAAAAAGATAACAACAGAGGCGGTGGCCGTTGGAGCTAA
- a CDS encoding PAS domain-containing sensor histidine kinase, with protein sequence MLPETDNAGSSTGSFYQTDNQLKHLFMQMPGPVVLLRWREGVCELFNPVFHKLWSGRDLLNKPMREIWPELDGRGWFETVEHVYDTGETAYMHDFAVLSNWHNGLIKETFFDFVYSPYYNQQGHIDGVVITGLDVTTKVASRKQLVDHQQLLTDMTDAADAALWMVDAKGNITFVNQTWVDWTGQPKEAHFGRGWVEFVMPEDREHVIMRYIRDGNSKKKFEIDFRVLRNDGKTQWVAASGKPRYLANGNFAGYVGSCMDITERKNAEQLIKDSEERFRNIADSAPVLIWMTDTEKETTFLNKSWLQFTDTHHLPFDSGYLQSDLLHPQDVNGVAERYNKAFDTREEFYIEYRMKSNSGAYRWIGMKGVPHISPDGAFAGFIGSGMDITEMKEHEQIKNDFIGMASHELKTPITSIKAYVQLLLNIYKDANDDDFLKKSLNTVNKQISKLTRLISDLLDVSKMESGQLSLNTEPVKLNDLLKETVEEVQHTATHHDIVYQHEGVCTVLADRDRIAQVITNFLTNAIKYSPENDRVDVKLSIKYNEALVAVQDYGIGINPIDQNKIFNRFYRVEGRNEQTFSGFGIGLYVAAEIIKRHNGKFWVESEKGKGSVFYFSIPLITP encoded by the coding sequence ATGCTGCCAGAAACAGATAATGCTGGTTCATCAACCGGTAGTTTTTATCAGACTGATAATCAGTTGAAACATTTGTTTATGCAAATGCCGGGGCCCGTTGTTCTTTTACGATGGCGCGAAGGTGTTTGCGAGCTTTTTAATCCCGTGTTCCACAAGCTTTGGTCAGGTCGGGATCTGCTAAATAAACCTATGCGTGAGATATGGCCGGAATTGGATGGGAGAGGCTGGTTTGAAACTGTAGAGCATGTTTATGATACTGGCGAAACTGCTTATATGCATGATTTTGCCGTACTGTCTAACTGGCATAATGGCTTGATTAAAGAAACGTTTTTTGACTTTGTATATTCACCATATTACAACCAACAGGGGCATATTGATGGCGTGGTAATTACCGGATTGGATGTTACAACTAAAGTTGCCTCTCGTAAACAGCTTGTTGATCATCAACAGTTACTTACCGATATGACTGATGCGGCAGATGCGGCCTTATGGATGGTAGATGCTAAAGGTAATATTACATTTGTAAACCAGACTTGGGTTGATTGGACAGGGCAACCTAAAGAAGCTCATTTTGGCCGTGGTTGGGTTGAATTTGTGATGCCGGAAGATCGTGAGCATGTAATCATGCGTTATATACGTGATGGTAACTCGAAAAAAAAATTTGAGATTGATTTCAGAGTACTTCGTAATGATGGTAAAACCCAATGGGTAGCAGCCAGCGGTAAACCCCGGTATTTAGCAAACGGCAATTTTGCAGGCTATGTAGGATCGTGTATGGATATTACAGAGCGCAAGAATGCAGAGCAGTTAATAAAGGATAGTGAGGAACGTTTCCGAAATATTGCCGATTCTGCTCCGGTACTTATCTGGATGACGGATACTGAAAAAGAAACTACTTTTCTGAACAAAAGCTGGCTACAATTTACAGACACTCATCATTTACCTTTTGATAGCGGCTATTTACAAAGTGATTTACTGCATCCGCAAGATGTGAATGGGGTAGCTGAACGCTACAATAAGGCTTTTGATACCCGTGAAGAATTCTATATTGAATACCGCATGAAAAGCAACAGTGGCGCCTACAGGTGGATTGGGATGAAAGGGGTACCACATATTTCGCCTGATGGAGCATTTGCTGGTTTTATTGGCTCGGGTATGGATATCACCGAGATGAAAGAACATGAGCAGATAAAAAATGATTTTATTGGCATGGCTAGCCATGAGCTTAAAACTCCTATAACTTCTATCAAAGCTTATGTACAATTGCTACTTAATATTTATAAAGATGCCAATGATGATGATTTTTTGAAAAAATCGCTTAATACAGTTAACAAGCAGATCAGCAAGCTTACGCGTTTAATTTCAGATTTATTGGATGTTTCTAAAATGGAAAGTGGTCAGTTAAGCTTGAATACTGAACCTGTAAAGTTAAATGATTTGCTGAAGGAAACTGTTGAAGAGGTGCAGCATACGGCTACTCACCACGATATTGTTTACCAGCATGAAGGCGTTTGTACCGTGTTGGCTGATCGTGACCGAATAGCACAGGTGATTACCAATTTCCTGACTAATGCCATTAAATACTCTCCAGAAAATGATCGAGTAGATGTTAAATTATCTATAAAGTATAATGAAGCTTTGGTTGCTGTGCAAGATTATGGTATTGGCATCAATCCTATTGATCAGAATAAAATATTTAATCGTTTTTATAGAGTAGAAGGCCGTAATGAACAAACCTTTTCAGGCTTTGGTATCGGGTTATATGTAGCTGCTGAAATTATTAAGCGCCATAATGGTAAATTTTGGGTAGAAAGTGAAAAAGGAAAAGGGTCTGTTTTCTACTTTTCTATTCCATTAATAACACCATAG
- a CDS encoding TlpA disulfide reductase family protein — protein MKPKWLFATATISLLSTAFVYKTIQNKEPLSYKKGFQIIGEIKGYPDGTKIYLHDSETESNLDSAILKKGKFLIKGTLKVKAKPFFLLLPNSQDYSYLWIENTVIHYSATKGKFKQAIVKGSFTQLTQNKLNKVIMPVRAKQFSLKQLIGKDTSSTYTQHLRRQLNASIDQEMLIEQQFIRDNGNSLVSGNDLNIYKEEWGKQKVKQLYSYLSPAIKQSDYGKSIKNYINYNRDIKIGDKYVDFKLNTLQGKATSLSSLNNKVIYLEFWASNCGPCRMANPQLIKVYQQYQSKGFEILGVSLDANYSNWKQAVNDDKLPWTNVVDLKAFNSKVASIYGIYAIPNSFLIDKTGTIIEHNLEPAALRKKLDELL, from the coding sequence ATGAAACCGAAATGGTTATTTGCAACAGCTACTATAAGCCTACTATCAACTGCTTTCGTTTATAAAACTATTCAGAACAAAGAACCACTATCTTATAAAAAAGGTTTCCAGATTATAGGTGAAATAAAAGGCTACCCTGACGGAACCAAGATTTATTTGCATGATTCAGAAACTGAAAGTAACTTAGATTCAGCCATATTAAAGAAAGGTAAGTTCCTGATAAAAGGTACTTTAAAGGTTAAGGCTAAGCCTTTTTTTTTGCTGTTACCAAATAGCCAGGATTATAGTTACTTATGGATTGAAAATACAGTTATACATTACAGTGCCACAAAGGGAAAGTTTAAACAGGCCATAGTTAAAGGATCATTTACGCAACTTACCCAAAATAAGCTTAATAAGGTGATTATGCCTGTAAGAGCTAAGCAGTTTAGTCTTAAGCAACTTATTGGCAAAGATACATCTTCAACTTACACGCAACATTTAAGACGACAACTTAATGCTTCAATAGATCAGGAGATGTTAATTGAGCAACAATTTATTAGGGATAACGGCAACTCATTGGTGAGTGGTAATGATTTAAATATTTATAAAGAAGAATGGGGTAAACAAAAAGTAAAGCAACTATATAGTTATTTGAGTCCGGCAATAAAGCAGTCCGACTATGGCAAAAGCATAAAAAATTATATCAACTATAATCGGGATATTAAGATAGGAGATAAATACGTTGATTTTAAGTTAAATACATTACAAGGTAAGGCTACTAGCTTATCTAGCTTAAATAATAAAGTTATTTATTTAGAGTTTTGGGCATCTAATTGTGGCCCATGCCGGATGGCTAATCCACAGCTAATCAAAGTTTATCAGCAGTATCAAAGCAAAGGATTCGAGATTTTGGGAGTATCTTTAGATGCTAATTACAGTAATTGGAAACAGGCGGTTAATGATGATAAACTACCATGGACAAATGTGGTAGATTTAAAAGCCTTTAATAGCAAAGTAGCTAGTATTTACGGTATCTATGCTATACCCAACAGTTTTCTGATTGACAAAACTGGAACAATTATAGAACATAATTTAGAGCCAGCAGCGTTGCGCAAGAAGTTAGATGAGCTGCTGTAA
- a CDS encoding ankyrin repeat domain-containing protein, giving the protein MSTQPTSPDIFELARSNKAEKLKEALTGADINATDSRGSTPLIVAAYYNNADAVKVILVSGADTDLQDGMGNTALMGVCFKGYTEVGQLLLEHGATVDLPNGNGATALTFAATFGHTPLIKLLLEHGANKNLRDRFGKSPIDYARIQENIEGLKLLAPELLEEE; this is encoded by the coding sequence ATGAGTACGCAACCCACATCACCCGATATTTTTGAATTAGCCCGTTCTAATAAGGCTGAAAAATTAAAAGAAGCTTTAACCGGCGCTGATATTAATGCTACAGATAGCCGAGGCTCTACCCCACTGATTGTTGCAGCCTATTATAATAATGCTGACGCTGTAAAGGTTATATTAGTGTCTGGTGCAGATACAGACTTGCAGGATGGTATGGGTAATACGGCCTTGATGGGCGTTTGCTTCAAAGGCTACACCGAAGTTGGCCAGTTACTACTAGAACATGGTGCTACAGTTGATTTACCGAATGGTAATGGTGCTACTGCTTTAACTTTTGCAGCAACCTTCGGCCATACACCATTAATTAAACTATTATTGGAACACGGTGCTAACAAAAACTTACGCGACCGTTTTGGTAAAAGTCCGATTGATTATGCCCGCATTCAGGAAAATATTGAAGGTTTGAAATTATTAGCCCCTGAGCTCCTGGAAGAAGAGTAA
- a CDS encoding YtxH domain-containing protein, producing MKDQTKVIAALLVGAAAGAAIGLLLAPESGSELREDIADYVNDLIEKTKDKAQITADDLKEYSTSLVDKAKTKLNGVVSSANEYKEDAEDAASDVYGAAKSKVKGTASEVNDSIQGA from the coding sequence ATGAAAGATCAAACTAAAGTTATCGCAGCATTATTAGTAGGCGCTGCAGCAGGTGCTGCAATTGGTTTATTATTAGCACCAGAAAGTGGCTCAGAACTACGTGAAGACATTGCTGATTACGTGAATGACTTAATTGAAAAAACCAAAGATAAAGCGCAGATTACTGCTGATGATCTGAAAGAATACAGCACATCATTGGTTGATAAAGCTAAAACTAAATTAAATGGTGTAGTAAGTAGCGCAAACGAGTACAAAGAAGATGCTGAAGATGCAGCTTCTGATGTTTACGGCGCTGCAAAATCAAAAGTAAAAGGTACTGCAAGCGAAGTGAATGATTCTATTCAAGGCGCATAA